The Geothrix sp. DNA segment CCACGGCCTCGTCCTCGATGCGCCGCACCATCTTGGCCGCGTCCATCTTGGCGGAGTACTCCAGCTGCGAGATCAGTTCCTTCTTGGCGTCGTCCCGGGTGAGGCCGGCGATCTCCTCGAGCCGCCGGGCCTGCTCCTCGACCAGCTGCTTGGCCTCCGCCTGCTTCGCCTCCAGCTTCTCAATCTCGGCCTTGCGCTTTTCCGACAGGACTTCGAGGTCCTTGGCCTTCTGATCCACCTGCTGGACCTTCTTGTCGAGGCCCTCCTCCTTGGACTGGAGGCCCTGCTCCTTCGCCTGGATCCGCTGCTCCTGCTTCTCCAGGTTGTTCTGGCGCTCGGTGAGGAGCTTCTCGGCTTCCTGGCGGGCCTGGAGGGCCTGTTCCTTGGCCTTGAGCTCGGATTCCTTCCGGACCGACTCGGCGTCCTTCGCCCCGCGCTCCATCAGCCGCTGGGCTTCGCGCTTGGCTTCCTCAAGCAGCCTCTCCCGTTCGGCCTTGATGTCCGATTCCGCGTTCGCCTTCGCCTGGGAGGCATCGGCCGTGGCCTTCTGGGCCCGCAGGGCCATGAGCAGGCCCACGCCCGCAGCCGCGAAGAACAGCAAGAGGAAGATCCAACTGATCAGATTCATGGGGCGACTCCAAGGAAGAGGATCCAAAGAGCCACCAGCACCCGATATGAAAATCCCCGCTCAGTCGTGGAGGCGTGCCGAGTTCCCTAGTGTATAGGGGGGAGACCAGGATCCCTGGCTAAGGCGCGCCGTCGCGCGGAACGCACAGGACAGGGGGAAGGGCTCCCTAGTCGACTTACGGAACAAGCGCTTGGCCATAATCACGGGCCTCGCAGGGAGATCAGTCTCCGTCCTCGTCAAGGAGTGGCACGGGGGCGGAAGGTTCGTCCGGAACATCGCTCAGAAGCTTGGAAAGGGTCTGTTCCAGGTTGTGGGTGTGCTGGTTGGCTTCCCGTTCCAGACGCGCCACACGGTGCGCCAGGTTCAGGGCGCCCAGGAGGTACCAGGACGGAGTGTCGAGGCCCTTCGGGACGCTCCCCCATCTTAGCTGGCATTGGGAGTCCATGTCCTGAAAGGTGTCCTCCAGAATCTGCAGGGCCGCCACCAGGGTTTCCGGCTGATCCGTCTGGATCTGCAGGGAGCGGCCCTGGACCGTCACCGTGACCGGTCGGGTGCCCGGCAGCGGGACCTGGGCCTTCATCCCAGGGCCTCCAGGGCCCGGAGGATGGCCCCCACCTGGTCCTTCACGGCCTCGCGGTCCTTCTCCAGGACCGCCTTTTCGGCCAGGGCCTCCTCCAGGCTGGCCCGGAGGGACTGGAGCTCTTGGTCACCGGCAGCCCCGGCGGCCTTCAGCGCATCCAGTTCCTCTTTCAGCTGGTTCCGTTGCTGGACCAGGGCCTGCATCTTCGATTCGAGCTGTTTCAACAGGTCCATGGACGCCTCGTGAAGCCCATCTTACGCCCGGAGCCTGGCCCCGAGCGACTCCGCCGCGGCCAGGGCCGCCGCCACCCAGCCGTCCACCTCTTCGCCCACGAGGGTCCGGTCCGCCTGGAAGCGCATGCGCATGAGCCAGGCCTGGCGGCCCTCCGGCAGGCTCTTGTGGCGGAAGACGTCCACGCAGCGCAGGTCCTGGAGGGTGTCCTTGGGAAGCACGGCCCTCATCGCCACGGTCAGGGCCTCATGGGACTGGCCCAGGTCGACCAGGAGCGACAGGTCGCGCTCCACCAAGGGGAAGCGGCTGAAGGGACGGAAGGCCGGGATGATCCGCGCGCCTTCCCGGGGCAGGCTCTCCACCGGCACTTCAAACCCGAAGAGCCCCTCGCCGAGCGCCCGCAGCGGCGGCAGACCTTCCCATCCCAGGTCTCTCGCGATCCCGCTGAGATCGGCTTCGCGGACCGCCCGGGCAGGGCTCAGGTGGTCCTCCCCACCCAGGGTGCCGCCCCAGGCCACGCCCAGCATGAACTGCTCGACGGGGCCGGCGGGACCGCTGCCGTAGACCGGAGCCAGCTCGAACAGCCGCACCTCGCGGGCACCCTGCCGGAGATTCTGATTGGCGGTGGCCTGCAGGCTGGGAAGCAGCGAGCCGCGCATGACCGAGTACTCCTGGCCAAGGGAATTGACCAGGGTGCGGCCCTCCGCCCCGTTCCCGGGGGCGGCGAAGGCAGCGTCCACCTCAGGGCTGATGAAGCCGTAGGTCACGGTCTGGTGGAAACCCAGCTGGGCCAACCGGCGGGCTAGGCGCTGCCGCTGGAGGTAGGCCGGCGCGAGGGGCTCCGGCGGGCCCTCCAGGGAGGGGAGTGCCGAGGGGATGTGCTCGTAGCCCCGGAGACGCAGCACTTCTTCTGCGAGATCCTCGGGGATCGCGAGGTCGTGTCGCCACGAAGGCGGCGTGATCTGGAGGGTGCCGCCGTCGAGGTCAGCCGCACAGCCCAGCCACCTGAGTGCTTCGGCCGCATCAGCCAAGGACAGGGGCTCCCCGGCAATGCGGGCGAGCAGCGTTCCCGTCAAGGGCACGGGTGCGGCACCAGCAGGAGCCGTGCCGGCGGTCCAGGCTCCCACCAGGGTTGCCTGGCACCAGGCCTGGAGGCGACCCACGAGCAGATTGCGCGCCACCACGGCCATGTGGGGATCGGCCCCCCGTCCGAATCGATGCGAGGCGTCGGTGTGGAGGCTGTGGCGCCGCGCCGCAGCCTTCACGGGTTTCGGATCGAACCAGGCGCTCTCCAGCAGCACGCGCGTCGTGGCTTCAGTGACCTTGGTGCCGTCCCCGCCCATGACGCCCGCCAGTGCGATGGGACCCGCCTCGTCGGCGATGACGAGGTCCTGCTCCACCAGCTTCCGCTCGACCCCATCCAGGGTCACCAGCGTTTCCCCGGCCTTGGCCCAGCGCACCGAGACGGCTCCCCGGATGCGGTCGGCATCGAAGGCGTGGGTGGGATGGCCATGGCGGTGCAGCAGCTCGTTGGAGGCATCCACGGCCGGAAGCCGCTTGGGCGTGGCCTCGAGCGCCAGGAGGAAGGACTGGATGTCGGCTGGCGTCGTGCCCGGCCCCAGCTCGAGCACGGCCGTGCTGTAGATGGGGCAGGCCGGGCTCTCGAGGCGCACCTCGACCACCGGCTTTCCCTCAGCAAGCGTGGGCATGGCGATCGGCGTCAGCGACTGCCGAAGCCGTGCCGCGACTTCGCGCGCCATGCCGCGATGCGACATGGCATCGCCCCGGTTCGCGGTGATGTCCACATCCAGCACGTCGCCACCCTCCCGGGAGGCGATGCCATCCACGGGAAAACCAAGGGAGGCCAGCAGCTCGGAAAGCTGGCGGGTCTCCAGGGCAGCGGCAGCAGGGATCTCCTGGGCCAGGGCCTTCCGCTCGATCCACATCAGTCCAGCCCTCCCATGGCCCTGAGGAAGCGCTGATCGTTCTCGAAGAACAGGCGCAGGTCGGGCGTCTGACTCAGCATCATCGCCATGCGCTCGACGCCCATGCCGAAGGCCCAGCCGGACCATTCAGTCGGATCGATGCCGGCGTACTTCAAGACATTGGGATGGATCAGGCCCGCGCCCAGGATCTCGACCCAGCCCGACCCCTTGCACACGCGGCAGCCCTGGGCGCCGCAGAGCGGGCAGCTCACGTCCACCTCGCAGCCCGGCTCCACGAAGGGGAAGTAGGAGGGCCGCAGGCGGATCTCGGTGTGGGGCCCGAAGAGCGCGCGGAGCGCGTACTCCAGGGTGCCCTTCAGGTGCTGCATGCCGATGCCGTGGCCCACGAGCATGCCCTCCACCTGGTGGAACATGGGGCTGTGGGTGGGATCGATCTCGTCCTTGCGGTACACGCGGCCCGGCGCGAGGAAGCGGATGCCGCCACGCGCGGCCAGTTCGGGCGCCACGCGCAGGAGCGTGCGCACCTGCACGGGGCTCGTGTGCGTACGGAGCAGGAGTTCCGGATGGGCCGCCAGGTAGAAGGTATCCGAGCTGGCCTTGGCCGGATGGTCCTCGGGGATGTTCAGGCCATCGAAGTTGTGGGCCTCGGTCTCCACCTCGGGCCCTTCCTCCACGTGGAAACCCAGGGGACGGAACACATCCACCAGTCGATCCATGAGGCGGTTCAGCGGATGCAGCGCGCCCCGGGCCGGCACGGGCGGCGGCAGGGTGGGATCCCAGCGGTCGGCCAGGGAAGCCAGCTGCTTCTTAGCGGCCTCAAGCTCGAGCTGGCGGGCCTTCAGGCCCTCCTCCCACTGCTGCTTCAATGCATTGATGGCGGCGCCGAGCTCGCGCTTCTGCTCCTTGGGTGCGCCTTTGAGCAGATCCATGAGTACCGCCGCGTGGCTGCCTTCGCGGCCGACGTAGACCCCCTTGAGGCGCAGGAGGGAATCCAGGTCGACGCAGGCGGACAGCGCCTGCGGGAAGACGCGTCCGGCCTCGACGATCTCGACGGGAAGCAGCTGATCCATGGAACCCTCGGGGCAGGTGTCTCAAAACAGGGAAAGGCCGCTCGCGCGGCCTTTCGGGTGTCTGCGATGGTGCGTCGCGTTCAGCCCTTGGCCACGGCCACGAGCTTGGTAAACGCTTCGGGATTGCGTACGGCGAGATCCGCGAGGATCTTGCGGTCGAGGTCCACGGAAGCCTTCTTCAGGCCGCCCATGAACTTGGAATAGCTGGTGCCGTTCTGGCCGCAGGCGGCGCTGATGCGCACCACCCAGAGGCGGCGGAAGTCGCGCTTCTTGACCTTGCGGTCGCGGTAGGCGTAGCCGAGGGCCTTCTCGACGGCTTCCTTGGCGGAACGGTACAGGCGGGACTTGGCACCGTAGAAGCCCTTGGCGAACTTCATCATGCGCTTGCGGCGCTGCGCGCGCTTGAAACCACGTTTGACGCGAGTCATGTTGCTTCCTTTCCTCGAGGCAGCTCAGAAAGAGCGTTTGAAGGCCTCATCGGGGGTGACCTCAGCCACCGGGTTGAACCTTCGATTCTAGGATCGAAGGCTGTTTAGAACAAGCGCCGAACAGGCTTTGCCTGCGAGGTGCGCGGGATCCGGGGTGTACGCGTATGCGCGGAACCCCGGAGAGAATTGACTCAGGCGTAAGGCAGCATCGCGGCGACGGCCTTCTGGTCGGCCTTCGAAACCATCCGGCCCATGTCCAGCTGGCGCTTCCGCTTGGCGGTCTTCTTCGTCAGGATGTGCCGCTGGTGCGAGCAGCCGCGCTTGAACTTGCCGCCGGCGGTCTTCTTGAAGCGCTTCTGGGCGCCCTTGTGGGTCTTGATCTTGTATCCGCTCATGGGTTCCTCACTGGATCGGGGCTTCGGTTGCTGGTGTTTCGGCCTTGGCTGGCTTGGGCTTCTTGGGTGCTTTCGGGACTTCGATGATCTTGGGAGCGAGAATCGCGTGCATGTCGCGACCATCAATGCCGGCACCCTTTTCCACGATGGCCTTGTCGCCGACGCGCTGGATGACTTCCTCGATGATCCGGTAGCCGATGTCTCGGTGGACGACTTCACGTCCGCGGAACATGACCACCACTTTGACTTTGTCTTCCTCCTCCAGGAACCGCAGGATGTGTTTCACTTTGAAATCGAAGTCGTGGTCATCGGTCTTGGGTCGGAACTTCACTTCCTTGACGACGATGTTTTTCTGTTTCGCACGGGCGGCGTGTTCCCGCTTGGCTTCCATGAATTTGTACTTGCCGTAGTCCATGATTCGGCAGACTGGCGGCTGTGCGTTTCCGGCGACTTCCACCAGATCGAGACCACGCTCTTCTGCGATCCGGATGGCCTGGTGAGGAGGCATCACGCCAAGCTGTTCGCCATCTTCGGAGATGACGCGGACCTCTTGGGCCCGGATGCCGTCGTTGATGCGGGTCTCGTTCGGACGAATGGTTCCTCCCCTAGTTGCACAAGGACAAAAAGTCTAACACTTGACTTGACCTTCGCCAAGCACGGAAAACCAAATCAGCGTTGGCGATCCTTGACCTCGGCCGCCAGGGCCTGGAGGAATCCCTCCAGGGGCTGGACGCCCAGGTCACCCCGGTGCCGATGGCGCACGGAGACTGTGCCCGCCTCGGCTTCGCGGTCCCCAATGACCAGCATGTAGGGCACCTTGGCCAGCTGAGCTTCACGGATCTTGGCCTTCAGGCTCTCATTGCGGGCATCCAACTCGGCCCGCAGGCCCAGCGCCTTGGCGCGGGCGGCCGCTTCGGTGGAGAAGGCGTTGGCCCGGTCGGTGATGGGCAGGATGGCGACCTGCACCGGGGCCAGCCAGGCCGGGAAGGCTCCCGCGGTGTGCTCCACCAGGATGCCCATGAAGCGCTCGAGGCTGCCCAGGATGGCCCGGTGCAGCATGATGGGCCGTCCCTCGCCACCGTCGGGGCGGGTGTAGTTCAGGTCGAAACGCTCCGGCAGCATGTAGTCCACCTGGAGGGTGCCCAGCTGCCAGGGGCGCTTGAGGGCATCCAGGATCTGGAACTCGATCTTGGGGCCATAGAAGGCACCCTCGCCCGGATTCAGGGTGAAGGGCATGCCGGCCTCGTTCAGGGCTTCGCTCAGGGCGTTTTCCGCCGCATCCCAGATCTCGTCCGAGCCGAGCCGCTTTTCAGGTCGGGTGCTCAGGGCCACGCGCATGCCGTCGAAGCCAAAGGTATCGTAGACCTCCTTCAACAGCGCGAGGAAGTCGGCCATCTCGGTCTTGATCTGCTCCGGCGTGCAGTAGATGTGGGCGTCGTCCTGGCAGAAGGTCCGCACGCGCGTCAGGCCATGGGTGACGCCGCTCCGCTCGTAGCGATGCAGGCGGCCGAAATCGGCGTAGCGGATGGGCAGGTCACGGTAGCTGTGCTTCTGGGCACCGAACATGATGCAGTGCCCGGGGCAGTTCATGGGCTTCACCGCGTA contains these protein-coding regions:
- a CDS encoding cell division protein ZapA, producing MKAQVPLPGTRPVTVTVQGRSLQIQTDQPETLVAALQILEDTFQDMDSQCQLRWGSVPKGLDTPSWYLLGALNLAHRVARLEREANQHTHNLEQTLSKLLSDVPDEPSAPVPLLDEDGD
- the zapB gene encoding cell division protein ZapB gives rise to the protein MDLLKQLESKMQALVQQRNQLKEELDALKAAGAAGDQELQSLRASLEEALAEKAVLEKDREAVKDQVGAILRALEALG
- a CDS encoding phenylalanine--tRNA ligase subunit beta, with the translated sequence MWIERKALAQEIPAAAALETRQLSELLASLGFPVDGIASREGGDVLDVDITANRGDAMSHRGMAREVAARLRQSLTPIAMPTLAEGKPVVEVRLESPACPIYSTAVLELGPGTTPADIQSFLLALEATPKRLPAVDASNELLHRHGHPTHAFDADRIRGAVSVRWAKAGETLVTLDGVERKLVEQDLVIADEAGPIALAGVMGGDGTKVTEATTRVLLESAWFDPKPVKAAARRHSLHTDASHRFGRGADPHMAVVARNLLVGRLQAWCQATLVGAWTAGTAPAGAAPVPLTGTLLARIAGEPLSLADAAEALRWLGCAADLDGGTLQITPPSWRHDLAIPEDLAEEVLRLRGYEHIPSALPSLEGPPEPLAPAYLQRQRLARRLAQLGFHQTVTYGFISPEVDAAFAAPGNGAEGRTLVNSLGQEYSVMRGSLLPSLQATANQNLRQGAREVRLFELAPVYGSGPAGPVEQFMLGVAWGGTLGGEDHLSPARAVREADLSGIARDLGWEGLPPLRALGEGLFGFEVPVESLPREGARIIPAFRPFSRFPLVERDLSLLVDLGQSHEALTVAMRAVLPKDTLQDLRCVDVFRHKSLPEGRQAWLMRMRFQADRTLVGEEVDGWVAAALAAAESLGARLRA
- the pheS gene encoding phenylalanine--tRNA ligase subunit alpha, with protein sequence MDQLLPVEIVEAGRVFPQALSACVDLDSLLRLKGVYVGREGSHAAVLMDLLKGAPKEQKRELGAAINALKQQWEEGLKARQLELEAAKKQLASLADRWDPTLPPPVPARGALHPLNRLMDRLVDVFRPLGFHVEEGPEVETEAHNFDGLNIPEDHPAKASSDTFYLAAHPELLLRTHTSPVQVRTLLRVAPELAARGGIRFLAPGRVYRKDEIDPTHSPMFHQVEGMLVGHGIGMQHLKGTLEYALRALFGPHTEIRLRPSYFPFVEPGCEVDVSCPLCGAQGCRVCKGSGWVEILGAGLIHPNVLKYAGIDPTEWSGWAFGMGVERMAMMLSQTPDLRLFFENDQRFLRAMGGLD
- the rplT gene encoding 50S ribosomal protein L20; the encoded protein is MTRVKRGFKRAQRRKRMMKFAKGFYGAKSRLYRSAKEAVEKALGYAYRDRKVKKRDFRRLWVVRISAACGQNGTSYSKFMGGLKKASVDLDRKILADLAVRNPEAFTKLVAVAKG
- the rpmI gene encoding 50S ribosomal protein L35, which gives rise to MSGYKIKTHKGAQKRFKKTAGGKFKRGCSHQRHILTKKTAKRKRQLDMGRMVSKADQKAVAAMLPYA
- the infC gene encoding translation initiation factor IF-3, which encodes MRPNETRINDGIRAQEVRVISEDGEQLGVMPPHQAIRIAEERGLDLVEVAGNAQPPVCRIMDYGKYKFMEAKREHAARAKQKNIVVKEVKFRPKTDDHDFDFKVKHILRFLEEEDKVKVVVMFRGREVVHRDIGYRIIEEVIQRVGDKAIVEKGAGIDGRDMHAILAPKIIEVPKAPKKPKPAKAETPATEAPIQ